A DNA window from Camelina sativa cultivar DH55 chromosome 13, Cs, whole genome shotgun sequence contains the following coding sequences:
- the LOC104734762 gene encoding probable pectinesterase 50, with protein MGYMSMSVVAFLVFFASPVVLATDTDPIPENRAQIPQWFQNNVKPYSQRKGKLDPALDAAEASRLIITVRYTGGGNFKTINEAIKSIPTGNKNRVIIKLAPGVYNEKVTIDIARPFVTLLGQPGAETVLTYHGTAAKYGTVESATLIVWSDYFQAANLIIRNTAPMPKPGSQGQALAMRINGDKAAFYSCKFYGFQDTLCDDKGNHFFKDCYIEGTYDFIFGRGASLYLNTQLHAVGDGLRVITAQSRSSANEQNGYTFVHCKITGTGTGIYLGRSWMSHPKVIYAFTEMTSVVNPSGWRKNFNRGYDKTVFYGEYKCFGPGSHVAKRVPYTQDIDQNEVRPFISLGYIKGSTWLLPAPKY; from the exons atggGTTACATGTCAATGTCCGTGGTTGCATTCCTTGTCTTTTTTGCTTCGCCAGTGGTTCTAGCTACCGATACAGATCCTATTCCAGAAAACAGGGCCCAAATCCCGCAATGGTTCCAGAACAACGTTAAACCCTATTCCCAGAGAAAGGGCAAGCTAGACCCCGCCCTCGATGCTGCTGAAGCATCACGACTTATTATCACCGTACGATACA CNGGAGGAGGAAACTTTAAGACAATAAACGAAGCAATCAAGAGCATTCCTACAGGAAACAAGAACCGTGTGATCATCAAGTTGGCTCCCGGTGTGTACAATGAGAAGGTCACGATCGACATAGCTCGACCATTCGTTACGTTGCTTGGTCAACCTGGTGCGGAAACGGTCTTGACTTACCACGGGACAGCCGCTAAGTATGGAACCGTAGAGAGTGCAACTCTTATCGTCTGGTCTGATTATTTCCAGGCAGCTAACCTCATCATTAGA AACACTGCTCCAATGCCGAAACCAGGTTCACAAGGACAAGCTCTAGCTATGAGGATCAACGGAGATAAAGCAGCTTTCTACAGCTGTAAATTCTACGGTTTTCAAGATACTCTATGCGACGACAAAGGCAACCATTTCTTCAAGGACTGTTACATCGAAGGAACCTATGATTTTATCTTCGGAAGAGGAGCTTCCTTGTACTTG AACACGCAATTGCACGCTGTTGGAGATGGGTTAAGAGTGATCACGGCACAGAGTAGATCAAGTGCGAACGAACAAAACGGATACACGTTCGTGCATTGCAAAATCACTGGAACAGGAACCGGAATTTATTTGGGCCGGTCTTGGATGAGCCACCCAAAAGTCATCTATGCTTTCACAGAGATGACCAGCGTGGTCAACCCATCTGGATGGAGGAAGAATTTCAACCGCGGATACGACAA GACGGTGTTCTATGGGGAATACAAGTGTTTCGGACCAGGGTCACACGTAGCGAAGAGAGTGCCTTACACACAAGATATTGACCAAAACGAAGTTAGGCCTTTCATATCTCTTGGTTACATCAAGGGCTCCACATGGCTACTTCCTGCTCCCAAATACTGa
- the LOC104734765 gene encoding glutamate dehydrogenase 2-like, whose product MNALAATNRNFRHASRILGLDSKIEKSLMIPFREIKVXXXXXXXXXXXXXXXGFRVQHDNARGPMKGGIRYHPEVDPDEVNALAQLMTWKTAVADIPYGGAKGGIGCSPRDLSLSELERLTRVFTQKIHDLIGIHTDVPAPDMGTNAQTMAWILDEYSKFHGHSPAVVTGKPIDLGGSLGREAATGRGVVFATEALLAEYGKSIQGLTFVIQGFGNVGTWAAKLIHEKGGKVVAVSDITGAVRNPEGIDINALLKHKDATGSLVDFTGGDAMSSEELLIHECDVLIPCALGGVLNKENAGDVKAKFIVEAANHPTDPEADEILSKKGVIILPDIYANAGGVTVSYFEWVQNIQGFMWEEEKVNLELQKYMTRAFHNIKTMCHTHSCNLRMGAFTLGVNRVARATQLRGWEA is encoded by the exons ATGAATGCTTTAGCTGCAACGAACAGAAACTTCCGTCATGCATCAAGAATCCTGGGTTTGGATTCCAAGATCGAGAAGAGTCTTATGATCCCTTTTAGAGAGATCAAGgt NNNNNNNNNNNNNNNNNNNNNNNNNNNNNNNNNNNNNNNNNNNNNCGGATTCAGGGTTCAACATGACAATGCTCGTGGACCCATGAAAGGTGGAATCAGATATCATCCTGAG GTTGATCCCGATGAAGTGAACGCGCTTGCTcagctcatgacttggaaaacTGCTGTTGCTGACATCCCATACGGTGGAGCTAAAGGTGGGATTGGATGTAGTCCTCGTGACTTGAGTTTGAGTGAGCTTGAGAGACTCACTCGTGTCTTTACCCAGAAGATCCATGATCTCATCGGTATTCACACCGATGTCCCTGCTCCTGACATGGGCACTAACGCTCAAACCATGGCTTGGATTCTTGATGAGTACTCCAAGTTTCATGGTCATTCCCCTGCTGTTGTCACTGGAAAGCCCATT GATCTTGGTGGTTCACTAGGTAGGGAAGCTGCCACAGGACGTGGTGTAGTCTTTGCCACCGAAGCTCTTCTTGCTGAGTACGGGAAATCGATTCAGGGCTTGACATTTGTTATTCAG GGTTTTGGGAATGTTGGAACATGGGCGGCCAAGCTGATCCACGAGAAAGGTGGTAAAGTGGTTGCAGTAAGCGACATTACTGGTGCAGTCAGGAACCCTGAAGGTATCGACATCAACGCTCTGCTGAAACACAAAGACGCTACTGGAAGTCTCGTTGATTTCACTGGTGGAGACGCTATGAGTTCAGAAGAACTGCTCATTCATGAGTGCGATGTTCTCATCCCATGTGCTCTTGGTGGTGTCCTGAACAA GGAAAATGCTGGAGATGTGAAAGCAAAGTTTATAGTAGAGGCAGCAAACCATCCAACCGATCCAGAGGCTGATGAG ATTCTGTCGAAGAAAGGAGTGATTATACTTCCAGATATATACGCAAACGCAGGAGGAGTGACCGTGAGTTACTTTGAGTGGGTGCAGAACATTCAAGGTTTCATGTGGGAAGAGGAAAAAGTGAACTTGGAGCTGCAGAAGTACATGACTCGAGCGTTTCACAACATCAAGACAATGTGCCATACTCATTCCTGCAACCTCCGTATGGGAGCTTTCACTCTTGGAGTTAACCGAGTCGCTAGAGCCACCCAATTGCGTGGTTGGGAAGCTTAA
- the LOC104734764 gene encoding cyclin-U4-2-like, which produces MADQIQKMYHNQEPMAEIIMPSVITAMASLLQRVSEMNDDLSRPFGEHQRFSAFSALTKPSISIRSYMERIFKYANCSDSCYVVAYIYLDRFIQKQPFLPIDSYNVHRLIISSVLVSAKFMDDLCYNNAYYAKNGGITTEEMNLLELDFLFGVGFKLNVTCSTYYDYCSSLQRETVMRTVYSPDSFLLTSFDKIRLMHLYDEDSQSIHRNSQVTAAV; this is translated from the exons ATGGCTGATCAGATTCAGAAGATGTATCACAATCAAGAACCGATGGCTGAGATCATTATGCCAAGTGTCATAACGGCTATGGCATCTCTCCTACAAAGGGTGTCTGAGATGAACGACGATCTGAGCCGTCCGTTCGGGGAACACCAGAGGTTCTCAGCTTTCTCTGCACTGACCAAACCTTCGATATCTATCAGAAGCTATATGGAGAGGATCTTTAAGTACGCAAATTGTAGCGACTCGTGTTACGTAGTCgcgtatatatatttggatcgGTTCATACAAAAGCAGCCTTTTTTGCCCATTGATTCCTATAATGTCCATAGGCTCATTATCTCCAGCGTCTTGGTGTCTGCCAAGTTCATGGATGACTT GTGTTACAATaatgcatattatgcaaaaaatGGAGGAATCACCACAGAGGAGATGAACTTATTAGAGCTGGACTTCTTATTTGGAGTCGGATTCAAATTGAATGTGACATGTTCTACTTACTACGACTATTGTTCTTCACTACAAAGAGAGACTGTTATGAGGACGGTGTACTCTCCGGATTCTTTCTTGCTTACAAGTTTTGATAAGATTCGTCTAATGCATTTATACGACGAAGATTCACAATCTATCCATCGCAATAGTCAAGTCACCGCTGCTGTTTGA
- the LOC104734767 gene encoding 3-isopropylmalate dehydrogenase, chloroplastic-like isoform X1 — protein MAGVLSFHVISIKNSVALKPVTKQTIKRASVIRCAAYTPKKRYTIAVLPGDGIGNEVTPVAVDALRLAGSLEGLELSFEELPIGGKALDLVGVPLPEETLTRAKQSDAILLGAAGWPKWDDHPKHLKPITGLSQLRAGLDVFSNLRPVRVFPQLIGSTCLRQETVQGVDLMIIRELTGGIYNAHPRGFTTNEQGDEVGFCTESYSSTEVDRIARVAFEIAKQRRGKLCSVDKASVLEGSILWRERVTKMSSEYPEVEVTHLLIETAAMDLIRHPKEFDVILTGIMFGDILSDLAAVIPGSVGLLPSASFGDSGLGIFEPIHGSAPKHYGKDTVNPLASVLSAVMLLRYGLKEENAAKRIEDAVFDVLDRGFRTRDIHTHGTILVGCKRMGQEILRSLDAKVDNRVLASTGSLVY, from the exons ATGGCGGGAGTTTTGAGTTTCCACGTCATCAGTATCAAGAACTCGGTTGCGTTGAAGCCCGTCACCAAACAGACCATTAAGAGAGCGTCAGTGATCAGATGCGCCGCGTACACACCGAAGAAACGGTACACCATCGCTGTGCTTCCTGGGGATGGCATCGGCAACGAAGTCACCCCTGTCGCTGTGGACGCGCTTCGTTTAGCTGGATCACTCGAAG GGTTAGAATTGAGCTTCGAGGAGTTGCCAATAGGAGGTAAAGCTTTAGATCTGGTGGGAGTCCCATTACCAGAGGAAACGTTAACAAGGGCAAAGCAATCAGATGCTATTCTTCTCGGAGCTGCTGGATG gcCGAAATGGGATGATCACCCCAAGCATTTGAAACCTATAACTGGGTTATCGCAGCTTCGTGCGGGTCTTGATGTGTTTTCCAACTTGAGACCTGTTAGAGTGTTCCCTCAG TTGATCGGTTCCACATGTCTGAGACAAGAAACAGTACAAGGGGTCGATCTAATGATCATCCGGGAGCTTACTGGCGGTATTTACAACGCACATCCTCGTGGTTTTACTACTAATGAGCAAGGTGATGAAGTCGGGTTTTGCACCGAGTCCTACTCTTCAACTGAG GTTGATCGTATTGCTCGTGTGGCATTTGAGATTGCTAAACAACGCCGTGGTAAACTTTGCTCTGTTGACAAGGCTTCAGTCTTGGAG GGTTCGATATTGTGGAGGGAAAGAGTAACGAAAATGTCCTCAGAGTATCCTGAGGTTGAAGTGACCCATCTACTCATTGAAACCGCTGCAATGGATCTTATTCGCCACCCAAAAGAG TTTGATGTCATCTTGACTGGGATCATGTTTGGTGATATTCTCTCTGATCTTGCGGCTGTGATCCCCGGAAGTGTAGGATTGCTTCCATCTGCTTCCTTTGGTGATTCT GGTCTTGGAATCTTTGAACCTATACATGGCTCTGCACCTAAACACTATGGGAAG GACACGGTGAATCCATTGGCAAGTGTTCTATCAGCTGTAATGCTTTTGAGATACGgattgaaagaagaaaatgctGCAAAGAGGATAGAAGATGCTGTTTTCGATGTTCTTGATCGTGGATTCAGAACACGTGATATTCACACTCATGGAACT ATACTGGTAGGTTGCAAGAGAATggggcaggagatactgagatcCCTGGATGCCAAAGTTGATAATAGAGTCTTAGCCTCAACTGGAAGTTTGGTTTATTAG
- the LOC104734767 gene encoding 3-isopropylmalate dehydrogenase, chloroplastic-like isoform X2, translated as MRRVHTEETVHHRCASWGWHRQRSHPCRCGRASFSWITRRSPHQLLRSTLDSKPKRLELSFEELPIGGKALDLVGVPLPEETLTRAKQSDAILLGAAGWPKWDDHPKHLKPITGLSQLRAGLDVFSNLRPVRVFPQLIGSTCLRQETVQGVDLMIIRELTGGIYNAHPRGFTTNEQGDEVGFCTESYSSTEVDRIARVAFEIAKQRRGKLCSVDKASVLEGSILWRERVTKMSSEYPEVEVTHLLIETAAMDLIRHPKEFDVILTGIMFGDILSDLAAVIPGSVGLLPSASFGDSGLGIFEPIHGSAPKHYGKDTVNPLASVLSAVMLLRYGLKEENAAKRIEDAVFDVLDRGFRTRDIHTHGTILVGCKRMGQEILRSLDAKVDNRVLASTGSLVY; from the exons ATGCGCCGCGTACACACCGAAGAAACGGTACACCATCGCTGTGCTTCCTGGGGATGGCATCGGCAACGAAGTCACCCCTGTCGCTGTGGACGCGCTTCGTTTAGCTGGATCACTCGAAGGTCTCCTCATCAATTACTGCGCTCTACTTTGGACTCAAAACCTAAAA GGTTAGAATTGAGCTTCGAGGAGTTGCCAATAGGAGGTAAAGCTTTAGATCTGGTGGGAGTCCCATTACCAGAGGAAACGTTAACAAGGGCAAAGCAATCAGATGCTATTCTTCTCGGAGCTGCTGGATG gcCGAAATGGGATGATCACCCCAAGCATTTGAAACCTATAACTGGGTTATCGCAGCTTCGTGCGGGTCTTGATGTGTTTTCCAACTTGAGACCTGTTAGAGTGTTCCCTCAG TTGATCGGTTCCACATGTCTGAGACAAGAAACAGTACAAGGGGTCGATCTAATGATCATCCGGGAGCTTACTGGCGGTATTTACAACGCACATCCTCGTGGTTTTACTACTAATGAGCAAGGTGATGAAGTCGGGTTTTGCACCGAGTCCTACTCTTCAACTGAG GTTGATCGTATTGCTCGTGTGGCATTTGAGATTGCTAAACAACGCCGTGGTAAACTTTGCTCTGTTGACAAGGCTTCAGTCTTGGAG GGTTCGATATTGTGGAGGGAAAGAGTAACGAAAATGTCCTCAGAGTATCCTGAGGTTGAAGTGACCCATCTACTCATTGAAACCGCTGCAATGGATCTTATTCGCCACCCAAAAGAG TTTGATGTCATCTTGACTGGGATCATGTTTGGTGATATTCTCTCTGATCTTGCGGCTGTGATCCCCGGAAGTGTAGGATTGCTTCCATCTGCTTCCTTTGGTGATTCT GGTCTTGGAATCTTTGAACCTATACATGGCTCTGCACCTAAACACTATGGGAAG GACACGGTGAATCCATTGGCAAGTGTTCTATCAGCTGTAATGCTTTTGAGATACGgattgaaagaagaaaatgctGCAAAGAGGATAGAAGATGCTGTTTTCGATGTTCTTGATCGTGGATTCAGAACACGTGATATTCACACTCATGGAACT ATACTGGTAGGTTGCAAGAGAATggggcaggagatactgagatcCCTGGATGCCAAAGTTGATAATAGAGTCTTAGCCTCAACTGGAAGTTTGGTTTATTAG